A region from the Nocardioides exalbidus genome encodes:
- a CDS encoding gluconokinase, whose amino-acid sequence MTGATPLHLVFMGVSGSGKSTVARAVQGLLGWETAEGDDFHPPANVEKMSRGVPLTDDDRWGWLESLAQWTAERDQRGEPTIITCSALRRAYRDVLRTGGAGTFFVHCTGDKGLLLQRMEARAHFMPPSLLESQLDTLEPLQADEDGMDVDPALPVDRIAAMVVARLGVS is encoded by the coding sequence ATGACCGGCGCGACGCCGCTGCACCTCGTCTTCATGGGCGTCTCCGGATCGGGCAAGTCCACGGTCGCCCGGGCCGTGCAGGGCCTGCTCGGCTGGGAGACGGCCGAGGGCGATGACTTCCACCCCCCGGCCAACGTCGAGAAGATGAGCCGGGGCGTCCCGCTCACCGACGACGACCGGTGGGGCTGGCTCGAGTCGCTCGCGCAGTGGACGGCCGAGCGCGACCAGCGCGGCGAGCCGACGATCATCACCTGCAGCGCGCTGCGGCGGGCCTACCGCGACGTGCTCCGCACCGGCGGGGCCGGCACGTTCTTCGTGCACTGCACGGGTGACAAGGGGCTGCTCCTCCAGCGGATGGAGGCACGCGCGCACTTCATGCCGCCGAGCCTGCTGGAGTCGCAGCTCGACACCCTCGAGCCGCTGCAGGCCGACGAGGACGGCATGGACGTCGACCCCGCCCTGCCCGTCGACCGGATCGCGGCGATGGTCGTGGCGCGGCTCGGAGTCAGTTGA
- a CDS encoding GntP family permease has translation MTPVYGSGTLLLIAAAAVALLLVLIIVLRMHAFVALVLVSLGTAVAAGVPVADVPTIAIAAFGSTLGSVALLVGLGVMIGRLLEVTGGAQVLADSLISRFGEKRAPLALGVAALLFGLPIFFDAGLVVFLPIIFSVARRFGGSVLLYALPAAGAFAAMHAIVPPHPGPVTAATELGASIGLTLLVGIVVALVAWFAGVYAVTTSWLGKVHVPIDDSVLTGGREDVSEDARPAFAHVLGILLLPVLLIAGNTILTTLRTNETIGADNGVVDAFIFIGQTPVALLIALLVATYTLAIKSHTRAEIEGLLNDALGPICAIILITGAGGMFGGVLRYSGIGEALSDSLADLGLPLIVSAFVIATILRVAQGSATVALTTTAGLLSAAVTEADPSSLQLVALVLAIAAGATVLSHVNDSGFWLVGRFFGMDVKTTLRTWTVLETTLGLSIFVLALGVWAIG, from the coding sequence ATGACCCCGGTCTACGGCTCGGGCACCCTGCTGCTCATCGCTGCCGCGGCCGTCGCCCTGCTGCTCGTCCTGATCATCGTGCTGCGGATGCACGCGTTCGTCGCGCTCGTGCTCGTGAGCCTCGGCACGGCCGTCGCCGCTGGCGTGCCGGTCGCCGACGTGCCGACCATCGCCATCGCCGCCTTCGGCAGCACGCTCGGATCGGTCGCCCTGCTCGTGGGGCTCGGCGTGATGATCGGCCGGCTGCTCGAGGTGACGGGAGGCGCCCAGGTCCTCGCCGACAGCCTCATCAGCCGCTTCGGCGAGAAGCGCGCACCCCTGGCGCTCGGCGTCGCGGCGCTGCTCTTCGGCCTGCCGATCTTCTTCGACGCAGGCCTCGTGGTCTTCCTGCCGATCATCTTCTCGGTGGCGAGGCGCTTCGGCGGCTCCGTCCTGCTGTACGCCCTGCCCGCAGCCGGCGCATTCGCCGCGATGCACGCGATCGTCCCGCCGCACCCGGGCCCCGTCACCGCCGCCACCGAGCTCGGCGCCAGCATCGGCCTCACCCTGTTGGTCGGCATCGTGGTGGCCCTGGTCGCCTGGTTCGCCGGTGTCTACGCGGTCACCACGTCGTGGCTGGGCAAGGTGCACGTCCCGATCGACGACTCGGTGCTCACCGGCGGTCGAGAGGACGTCAGCGAGGACGCCCGTCCGGCCTTCGCCCACGTGCTCGGCATCCTGCTGCTGCCGGTGCTGCTGATCGCCGGCAACACGATCCTCACGACGCTGCGGACCAACGAGACGATCGGCGCGGACAACGGTGTCGTGGACGCCTTCATCTTCATCGGCCAGACCCCCGTCGCGCTCCTGATCGCCCTGCTGGTGGCGACCTACACCCTTGCGATCAAGAGCCACACGCGCGCGGAGATCGAGGGCCTGCTCAACGACGCGCTCGGCCCCATCTGCGCCATCATCCTGATCACCGGTGCGGGAGGCATGTTCGGCGGGGTGCTCCGCTACAGCGGCATCGGTGAGGCGCTCTCCGACTCTCTGGCGGACCTCGGATTGCCCCTGATCGTCTCGGCCTTCGTGATCGCCACGATCCTGCGCGTCGCGCAGGGGTCGGCGACCGTGGCGCTCACCACGACTGCCGGTCTGCTCTCCGCCGCCGTCACCGAGGCCGACCCCTCCTCGCTGCAGCTGGTCGCGCTCGTGCTGGCCATCGCGGCGGGCGCGACGGTGCTCTCCCACGTCAACGACTCGGGCTTCTGGCTGGTGGGGCGCTTCTTCGGCATGGACGTGAAGACGACGCTGCGCACCTGGACGGTGCTCGAGACGACCCTGGGCCTCAGCATCTTCGTGCTGGCGCTCGGCGTGTGGGCCATCGGATGA
- a CDS encoding TspO/MBR family protein: MSTHAPTVPPARQWWTLAPFLVAVIAVAGLGGLAAASARSTYDALELPPFAPPGWLFGPVWSVLYLFIGVAGWLLWRARGWDGVLWLWAGQLVLNLAWTPLFFSADRYVLALVDILALDVAVAVLVALAWRTSRVAAGLLVPYLAWVLFATALNIGIVVLN, from the coding sequence GTGAGCACGCACGCCCCGACCGTTCCGCCCGCCCGTCAGTGGTGGACCCTCGCCCCGTTCCTGGTCGCGGTGATCGCCGTCGCCGGCCTCGGTGGGCTGGCCGCGGCCTCCGCGCGCTCGACGTACGACGCCCTCGAGCTCCCCCCGTTCGCACCGCCGGGCTGGCTCTTCGGGCCGGTGTGGTCGGTCCTCTACCTCTTCATCGGCGTCGCCGGGTGGCTGCTCTGGCGGGCGCGCGGGTGGGACGGGGTCCTGTGGCTCTGGGCCGGCCAGCTCGTGCTCAACCTCGCCTGGACTCCGCTCTTCTTCTCCGCCGACCGCTACGTCCTCGCGCTCGTCGACATCCTGGCGCTCGACGTCGCGGTCGCCGTGCTGGTGGCGCTGGCGTGGCGCACCTCCCGAGTCGCCGCGGGTTTGCTCGTGCCCTACCTCGCGTGGGTGCTGTTCGCGACGGCGCTCAACATCGGGATCGTCGTCCTCAACTGA
- a CDS encoding WXG100 family type VII secretion target, whose amino-acid sequence MTAFDIDLDELRAAVRELGACHRDLLALAAEVDRTQAALGEEWLGVAADAERTAYADWRGHRDEMVTALSALRGIADAADGHYSRAVDANLARWRLVRA is encoded by the coding sequence ATGACGGCCTTCGACATCGACCTCGACGAGCTCCGCGCCGCGGTGCGCGAGCTGGGAGCCTGCCACCGCGACCTCCTCGCCCTGGCCGCCGAGGTCGACCGCACGCAGGCGGCCCTGGGAGAGGAGTGGCTCGGCGTGGCCGCCGACGCCGAGCGGACGGCGTACGCCGACTGGCGCGGGCACCGCGACGAGATGGTCACGGCCCTGTCCGCCCTGCGCGGCATCGCCGATGCGGCCGACGGCCACTACTCGCGCGCCGTCGACGCCAACCTCGCGCGCTGGCGGCTCGTGCGCGCCTGA
- a CDS encoding acyl-CoA synthetase — protein sequence MRLHDYLDKGASLGADRPCLTTDGTSMSYADVVGLSRDVAAALVARGLEPGGRVAILSANDPVAFTCVFGISRAGGVWCPINPRNEASENQELLDLFGAEVVIYQSGFSSLVAAIREALPGVHTWVCLDAVDDGSLTFDHFVSFGEPAAVPALPDRPGADELAMLVGTGGTTGRPKGVMLTPTNLETMTALTLMGYPFDGPPVYLALAPLTHAAGVLCFPVLSLGGEVVIMRAPDVGRFLELVEAHRVTHTFLPPTLIYMVLGSSALETTDLSSLQCFWYGAAPMSASRLEEALARIGPVMAQLFGQTEAPMMISMMPPADHFLPDGSVAVSRLTSAGRPSPLVTVAILDSSDQPVAPGERGEICARSSLVMAGYWKNPSETASTLANGWLHTGDIGFLDDEGFLHIVDRAKDMIITGGFNVYSTEVEQAVLDHQAVQDCAVIGLPDEKWGERVVVVVQPHAGASVDPAELTAFVKARIGSVKAPKEVHVWDDLPRSKVGKVLKTEIKSSLAT from the coding sequence GTGCGGCTCCACGACTACCTCGACAAGGGCGCCAGCCTCGGTGCCGACCGCCCCTGCCTCACCACCGACGGCACCTCGATGTCGTACGCCGACGTGGTGGGGCTGTCGCGGGACGTCGCGGCCGCGCTCGTGGCGCGCGGCCTCGAGCCGGGTGGCAGGGTCGCGATCCTGTCAGCCAACGACCCGGTCGCTTTCACCTGCGTCTTCGGGATCAGCCGGGCGGGCGGTGTCTGGTGCCCGATCAACCCGCGCAACGAGGCCTCGGAGAACCAGGAGCTGCTCGACCTCTTCGGGGCCGAGGTGGTGATCTACCAGTCCGGGTTCTCCTCGCTGGTGGCGGCGATCCGCGAAGCGCTGCCCGGCGTGCACACGTGGGTCTGCCTCGACGCCGTCGACGACGGGTCGCTGACGTTCGACCACTTCGTGTCGTTCGGTGAGCCCGCCGCCGTGCCCGCCCTCCCCGATCGCCCCGGTGCCGACGAGCTCGCGATGCTCGTCGGCACCGGCGGCACGACCGGACGGCCGAAGGGCGTGATGCTCACGCCCACCAACCTCGAGACCATGACTGCCCTGACGCTGATGGGCTACCCGTTCGACGGTCCCCCGGTCTACCTCGCGCTCGCGCCGCTGACCCACGCCGCAGGGGTGCTCTGCTTCCCGGTGCTGTCGCTCGGTGGCGAGGTGGTGATCATGCGCGCACCCGACGTCGGTCGCTTCCTGGAGCTGGTCGAGGCGCATCGGGTCACCCACACGTTCCTGCCGCCGACGCTGATCTACATGGTGCTCGGCAGCTCGGCGCTCGAGACGACAGACCTCTCGAGCCTGCAGTGCTTCTGGTACGGCGCCGCGCCGATGTCGGCGTCGCGGCTCGAGGAGGCACTGGCCCGGATCGGCCCGGTCATGGCGCAGCTCTTCGGCCAGACCGAGGCGCCGATGATGATCTCGATGATGCCGCCGGCCGACCACTTCCTCCCGGACGGCTCGGTCGCGGTCTCCCGGCTCACCTCGGCCGGCCGCCCGTCACCGCTCGTGACGGTCGCGATCCTGGACTCCTCCGACCAGCCGGTCGCGCCGGGGGAGCGGGGTGAGATCTGTGCGCGCTCCTCGCTGGTGATGGCGGGCTACTGGAAGAACCCGTCCGAGACGGCGTCGACGCTGGCCAACGGGTGGCTGCACACCGGCGACATCGGGTTCCTCGACGACGAAGGCTTCCTCCACATCGTCGACCGGGCCAAGGACATGATCATCACCGGCGGGTTCAACGTGTACTCGACCGAGGTCGAGCAGGCGGTCCTCGACCACCAGGCCGTCCAGGACTGCGCCGTCATCGGGCTGCCCGACGAGAAGTGGGGCGAACGCGTCGTGGTCGTCGTCCAGCCCCACGCCGGGGCCTCGGTCGACCCCGCCGAGCTCACCGCCTTCGTGAAAGCGCGCATCGGCTCGGTCAAGGCACCGAAGGAGGTCCACGTCTGGGACGACCTCCCCCGCTCCAAGGTGGGCAAGGTGCTGAAGACGGAGATCAAGTCGTCGTTGGCGACGTAG
- a CDS encoding WXG100 family type VII secretion target, with the protein MIVSGKLALDRNAHATASTSLSSRLQDIEARRRTAESTVGSLLASWRGDASAHFTTRWQEWDDAANEVIDSLSALLAALDLAREELVDVDESIVVVPRQLDRRLG; encoded by the coding sequence ATGATCGTCTCCGGAAAGCTCGCCCTCGACCGCAACGCGCACGCCACGGCCTCGACCAGCCTGTCCTCACGGCTGCAGGACATCGAGGCGCGTCGCCGCACGGCGGAGTCGACCGTGGGATCGCTGCTCGCGTCGTGGCGCGGCGACGCCTCCGCGCACTTCACCACGCGCTGGCAGGAGTGGGACGACGCGGCCAACGAGGTCATCGACTCCCTGTCGGCCCTCCTCGCCGCCCTCGACCTCGCGCGCGAGGAGCTCGTCGACGTCGACGAGAGCATCGTCGTCGTGCCGCGCCAGCTCGACCGCCGCCTCGGGTGA